In a genomic window of Procambarus clarkii isolate CNS0578487 chromosome 10, FALCON_Pclarkii_2.0, whole genome shotgun sequence:
- the LOC123746372 gene encoding uncharacterized protein, which produces MDLPLKPPPLMSLTPKKNLHYYIGRVRAFWEDKIFFSDQRNVAIVNIQNLYLHGKRATREDVVYLEKRVSTSEWYGAPEFYSYVSHYPSEVPYSWPYKLSGKVMWQASYAWTGCMPEFIERDCQNDIVYMPVSYYTGKVIRCFEDKILFGDTRNNVMVNLEDFYIFGERASKKEMAVGFNKLDPIIHAYVTKLKVLAGANTKIIGPEPNLPTWPKQHYTSDTWVAKYAWQGEMPEVVKRQVGRFYMIHMNQWDNIGFIPWVKGIQSGFYNTEKRENTGKREILKQPEEKEDGESKISIDTAFIPVEQEAGIMKGSLLLANHHQGLLTSFVDVIAFTKENFYVNGEKFRSQMSLSDFFKSRKIPLTAWVVSLAKPKVIFHINVVWRAVCVWYGDTPKNLESLKKEYLEGKLTGNLVETINSSSVKKFTHFIGNITSLSFASGVLKSKVSLAQTVKISFKRRTLYMYGYKFHSSCRLLDKQQILESFTWSVLAFPIASENHPGTLQYHAIALWQFQYQNYITMNLFRIIAEANDPKSDLNESSTNFGNCSFGKEELGHHMSGWIVMVSEYNGIIQSGSNQVEATYIVFNKSILYVDGELLPDHVSLNAVDRYRQCNVYAKPKPGTYFEGLLITMEASMVWIGKKPFILESPIKGTANIKDNNIQCGNVKNILEMVLCAKPEESEISAGRKNALVESCTNEGSLMKTEDNKPAIELYAIEGIVAGTVLITDSQQGLMVCYKSIVAFNSKNFYIDGVKFDEQFTSLVEYFSNKNIPIRAWVVPLKEPRVLFNCQVVCEAVCVWIGQEPAELKNLESEKQIGTLLKESENDEESHFPEVVFTYLLGSVTNLSASTGLITCETPLGSVKVAFWNKSLFLNGAKLPCGKDLQTNNDTLTSSTWSMLAYPIALKEILGETIAYCALAVWHCTDQHKIRNELSQLTSTKTQDLPFYILPINIQRAITKGTMAIEGSVANSGTLMCGWIVFTQKSFGIIECVDDNTQKCTNVLFHRTMLWIDGQAVDSKGDLCLIDRSLQCTLYTGTHRERELCVCGYAISCIASVVWMGKKPRRITAGPYSFFSSSKLQLKIVKMDEAEKNVENKVLPELSEATIMQILEESGVDEIHDRLGDEKEEPVQKYCGKHITGRIIQKCKGGGVAQWHSIQLGGEVYIEFSRQDVYVDLSPVTKKTKMSALESRPCNFYVIPVPHHEVGEYTISLAATCGWIGSKPSHIPPPGTQELVKIDLSNVHVTPASVIQQQNSCSPNIQSGINSAQPGAVPKDKNLQVLGMNGQSKNQSVYDSHKDKSLIDNTTSSSANPHSHDKNRSKIWEEDMKENHLRGSIIELHSNVGRLQGADGSQHYFSRDHCYLYGVSLRCVELWHVLVQGEAVTYTTSEISPGTSKVQGVWVGAQKIGDVQKAAAHIYEWCKRNLVPDGARDLLVHQLEVS; this is translated from the exons ATGGATTTGCCCTTGAAACCTCCCCCTTTAATGTCATTGACACCAAAGAAAAATTTACATTATTATATTGGACGAGTGAGAGCATTTTGGGAAGATAAGATATTTTTCTCTGATCAAAGGAATGTGGCTATAGTAAACATACAAAATTTGTATCTCCATGGAAAACGGGCAACTAGGGAAGATGTGGTTTATCTTGAAAAGAGGGTATCTACTAGCGAGTGGTATGGGGCACCAGAATTTTATTCGTACGTCAGTCATTACCCAAGTGAGGTTCCATACTCCTGGCCATACAAACTCTCTGGAAAGGTTATGTGGCAAGCCAGTTATGCTTGGACCGGGTGTATGCCCGAGTTCATTGAAAGAGACTGTCAAAATGATATTGTTTATATGCCTGTTAGTTACTACACAGGAAAGGTTATCAGAtgttttgaagataaaatccttttTGGAGACACAAGAAATAATGTAATGGTAAATTTAGAAGATTTCTATATTTTTGGGGAAAGAGCCAGCAAGAAGGAAATGGCAGTGGGATTTAATAAATTAGATCCTATTATCCATGCATATGTTACAAAACTGAAAGTACTTGCAGGTGCCAACACCAAAATTATAGGGCCAGAACCTAATTTACCTACATGGCCCAAACAGCATTATACTTCAGACACATGGGTGGCTAAATATGCCTGGCAGGGAGAAATGCCAGAAGTAGTGAAAAGGCAAGTGGGAAGGTTCTATATGATACACATGAACCAGTGGGATAATATAGGGTTTATTCCTTGGGTGAAGGGTATACAGTCAGGATTTTATAACACTGAAAAAAGAGAAAATACAGGCAAGAGAGAAATATTAAAACAGCCTGAAGAAAAGGAAGACGGCGAATCGAAAATCAGCATAGACACAGCATTTATACCAGTTGAGCAAGAAGCGGGCATAATGAAAGGGTCATTGTTATTGGCCAACCATCACCAAGGACTTTTAACAAGCTTTGTAGATGTAATCGCCTTTACTAAAGAAAATTTTTATGTAAATGGTGAAAAATTTAGAAGCCAAATGTCTCTCTCGGATTTCTTTAAAAGTAGAAAAATTCCATTAACTGCTTGGGTAGTGTCTCTTGCAAAACCAAAAGTTATATTTCACATTAATGTTGTTTGGCGTGCTGTTTGTGTTTGGTATGGTGATACGCCGAAGAACTTGGAAAGTCTCAAGAAAGAATATTTGGAAGGGAAATTAACTGGAAATTTAGTTGAAACTATCAATTCCAGCTCAGTGAAAAAATTTACTCATTTCATAGGAAATATTACAAGTCTTTCCTTTGCTTCAGGTGTTTTAAAAAGCAAGGTTTCTCTCGCACAAACGGTTAAAATTTCCTTTAAGAGGAGAACTTTGTACATGTATGGTTATAAGTTTCACTCCAGTTGTCGCCTTCTTGATAAGCAACAAATATTGGAATCTTTTACGTGGTCTGTATTGGCTTTCCCTATTGCATCAGAAAATCACCCTGGCACTCTTCAATACCATGCAATTGCTCTGTGGCAGTTTCAGTATCAAAACTATATTACCATGAACCTTTTTAGAATAATTGCAGAAGCCAATGATCCCAAATCTGATCTAAATGAGAGTAGCACTAACTTTGGAAACTGTTCTTTTGGGAAAGAGGAATTGGGTCACCATATGTCTGGATGGATTGTAATGGTTTCTGAATATAATGGTATCATACAAAGTGGAAGTAATCAAGTTGAAGCTACTTATATTGTTTTCAACAAATCAATCCTCTATGTGGATGGAGAATTATTACCTGACCATGTATCTTTGAATGCAGTTGATAGATATCGTCAGTGTAATGTATATGCTAAACCAAAACCAGGTACATATTTTGAGGGACTCTTGATAACAATGGAGGCAAGTATGGTGTGGATTGGGAAAAAACCTTTTATTTTGGAATCTCCAATAAAAGGAACAGCTAATATAAAAGATAATAATATACAATGTGGAAATGTGAAAAATATATTGGAAATGGTATTGTGTGCAAAGCCTGAAGAGAGTGAAATTTCAGCAGGAAGGAAAAATGCTCTTGTAGAGTCATGCACAAATGAAGGGTCATTGATGAAAACTGAAGATAACAAGCCAGCTATTGAACTTTATGCAATTGAAGGCATTGTAGCAGGAACTGTATTAATAACAGACAGTCAACAAGGACTAATGGTTTGCTATAAGAGCATTGTGGCTTTTAATAGCAAAAACTTTTATATAGATGGTGTAAAGTTTGATGAGCAATTTACATCCCTTGTAGAGTATTTTtcaaacaaaaatatacctatAAGAGCTTGGGTGGTGCCTTTGAAAGAACCTAGAGTATTATTTAATTGTCAGGTTGTTTGTGAGGCTGTGTGTGTCTGGATTGGGCAAGAGCCAGCTGAACTTAAAAATCTTGAAAGTGAAAAGCAAATAGGAACGTTACTAAAGGAATCTGAAAATGATGAGGAATCTCATTTTCCGGAGGTTGTGTTCACTTACTTGCTAGGAAGTGTAACTAATCTCTCTGCATCAACTGGGTTGATAACCTGTGAGACTCCTCTTGGTAGTGTGAAAGTGGCATTTTGGAATAAGTCGCTGTTTCTGAATGGAGCCAAGCTGCCTTGTGGTAAAGATTTGCAGACTAACAATGACACTTTAACATCGTCCACATGGTCTATGCTTGCATATCCCATTGCACTGAAAGAAATTCTAGGTGAAACAATTGCATATTGTGCTTTGGCAGTTTGGCACTGTACAGACCAGCATAAGATAAGGAAtgagctttcacagttaacatccACTAAGACTCAAGATTTACCATTTTACATCTTACCAATTAATATTCAGAGAGCAATTACAAAGGGAACTATGGCTATTGAAGGATCAGTTGCAAATTCAGGAACCTTAATGTGTGGCTGGATAGTTTTTACTCAAAAAAGTTTTGGCATTATTGAGTGTGTCGATGACAATACCCAGAAGTGCACAAATGTTCTCTTTCACCGCACCATGCTATGGATTGATGGGCAGGCTGTTGATTCCAAGGGGGATCTATGTCTGATTGACCGTTCATTGCAGTGTACTCTGTACACTGGTACACACCGTGAacgtgagttgtgtgtgtgtggctacgcAATAAGTTGTATTGCTAGTGTGGTATGGATGGGcaagaaacctcgaaggattactGCTGGACCATACTCATTTTTCAGTTCATCTAAACTACAATTGAAAATTGTCAAAATGGACGAGGCAGAAAAAAATGTTGAAAACAAAGTCCTCCCAGAACTTTCAGAAGCAACAATTATGCAGATTTTAGAGGAGTCTGGAGTTGATGAAATACATGACAGGTTAGGAGATGAAAAAGAGGAGCCAGTCCAAAAATACTGTGGCAAGCACATAACTGGGCGGATTATTCAGAAGTGTAAAGGGGGTGGAGTTGCTCAGTGGCATAGCATCCAGCTTGGGGGTGAAGTATATATTGAATTTTCTCGTCAAGATGTGTATGTCGATTTAAGTCCTGTGACTAAGAAGACTAAAATGTCGGCTCTCGAGTCTCGGCCATGCAATTTCTATGTCATTCCAGTACCTCACCATGAAGTTGGTGAATATACTATTAGTTTAGCTGCAACTTGTGGCTGGATAGGCAGTAAACCATCACATATCCCTCCCCCAGGAACACAGGAATTGGTTAAAATTGATCTGAGTAATGTTCATGTAACTCCTGCCTCTGTGATACAACAGCAGAATTCGTGCTCTCCAAACATTCAGAGCGGCATAAATTCGGCACAACCTGGAGCCGTTCCCAAAGATAAAAATCTTCAGGTTTTGGGCATGAATGGTCAGTCTAAAAATCAAAGTGTATATGATTCTCATAAAGATAAGAGCTTAATAGATAATACAACCAGCTCTTCTGCCAATCCACATTCTCATGATAAAAATCGCAGTAAGATTTGGGAAGAAGATATGAAAGAAAACCATTTGAGAGGTTCCATAATAGAACTCCACTCAAATGTTGGCAGACTTCAAGGTGCAGATGGAAGCCAACATTATTTCTCACGTGACCATTGTTAtttgtatggtgtcagcctccggTGTGTTGAGCTGTGGCATGTTCTTGTTCAAG GCGAGGCTGTGACGTACACGACAAGTGAGATCAGCCCAGGTACAAGCAAAGTGCAGGGAGTATGGGTTGGGGCCCAGAAGATTGGTGATGTGCAGAAAGCTGCTGCACACATATATGAATGGTGCAAAAGAAATTTAGTCCCTGATGGGGCTCGTGATTTATTG